The genomic window ACAGCATGCGGCCGCCCTGGTAGCTGCCCAGCGCCTGCATGGCGGCGTCGTTGACCACGCGCACCGGCTTGCCGAATGCGCGCGCGAAGTCGAAGCCGGCCCAGCCGCGGCCCAGGTTCCACGGCTCGGCCGACGGCCGGTTGCGGCGCACCGGTCCGGGATAGCCGATCGACACGACCCGAGTCGGCCAGTCACTCGTGAGTGCGCGCACGCCCGCGACCAACTTCTGCGGAGTCAGATGCGGCCCCGATTCGAACATGCGGTGGACGCGCTTGCCGGTGGCCAGCACTTTCACGTGCGTGCCGCCCACGTCGACCACCAGCACCCGCCGGCTAGTGCGCCGCATCCAGCGCGGCCGCCTTGCTCTCGAGCGACGCCAGGAGCTCGTTCCACGACTTCGTGAACGCCGCTGCGCCCTCTTCCTGCAGCCGCTCGGCGAGCGCGTCGAGGTCGACGCCCGCCGCCGTGAACTCCGCCAGCAGCGCGGCCGAGTCCGCGCCGTCTTCCGCCATCGTGGCGCCGATCTTGCCGTGGTCGGCGAGCGCGCGCAGCGTGGCCTCGGGCAGCGTGTTCACGGTGAACGGCGCGGCCAGCGCCTCGACGTACAGGAGGTCCGGCGCGGCGGGGTCCTTCGTGCCCGTGCTCGCCCACAACGGCCGCTGCAGGCGCGCGCCGAAGTTCAGCACGCGCCGCCAGCGCGGGCCTTGCAGCTCGCGCAGCGCTGCGGCGTACAGGTCCTGGGCGATCGCGATGCCGAGCCGGTTGCGCAGCTTGGCCGGCACCTGCTTCGCCACGGCCACGTCCCAGCGACTCACGAACAGCGAGCCCACCGACGCCACCTGCGCGGGCAGGCCGGCCTCGATGCGCCGCTCGATCCCGCGCAGCACCGCCTGCGCCGCGGCGAGATACTGCTCGCGCGAGAACAAGAGCGTCACGTTGATCGGCACGCCCGCGAAGATCGCCGCCTCGATCGCCGGCACACCCTGCCGCGTGCCCGGGATCTTGATGTACAGGTTGGGCCGCGCCGCGCGCGCCCAGAGTGACTGCGCGGCCGCGATCGTGCCCTCGGTGTCGTAGGCGAGCAACGGCGAGACCTCGAGCGAGACCCAGCCGTCGACGCCGGCCGTGCGCTCGTGGACGGGCCGGAACAGGTCGGCGGCGCGCTGCAGGTCTTCGACGATCAGCTCGAACAGGAGATGCTCGCCCGTTCGCCCCGCGCGCCGGTGGTGGCGGATCGAGGCGTCGTAGGCGCGGCTGTTCCGGATCGCGTGATCGAAGATGGTCGGATTGGAAGTGAGTCCTGTGATCGAGTCCTGGGCGATCAGGCCGGCCAGCCCTCCGCCGTCGAGCAGCTCGCGGCTGATGGAGTCGAGCCACAGACTCTGGCCGAGCTCGTGAAGACGTCGGGTGGGCTTCATCGAATCACTCCAGGGCGGACCAGCTCGTCGAGCGCAATGTCGGCGAGCTCGCCGATGCGCTCGATGCTGCGGTCCGCGGGGGGATTGGAGGCCAGCACGGCGGCGTCGTGGGCGTACTTGCCCTGCCGCACGAACACGGTGGTCACGCGCGGACCCCAGACCTTCTTCACCGCCGTGAGAATGC from Myxococcota bacterium includes these protein-coding regions:
- a CDS encoding ROK family protein, with translation MRRTSRRVLVVDVGGTHVKVLATGKRVHRMFESGPHLTPQKLVAGVRALTSDWPTRVVSIGYPGPVRRNRPSAEPWNLGRGWAGFDFARAFGKPVRVVNDAAMQALGSYQGGRMLFLGLGTGLGAAMIVDGALAPLELSHLPYRRGKSYEHYVGLHGLKRHGVRRWRAFVRDVIERLSSAMQVDYVVLGGGNARLVTSLPKNVRRGSNENAFRGGFLLWQDRR
- the tal gene encoding transaldolase, encoding MKPTRRLHELGQSLWLDSISRELLDGGGLAGLIAQDSITGLTSNPTIFDHAIRNSRAYDASIRHHRRAGRTGEHLLFELIVEDLQRAADLFRPVHERTAGVDGWVSLEVSPLLAYDTEGTIAAAQSLWARAARPNLYIKIPGTRQGVPAIEAAIFAGVPINVTLLFSREQYLAAAQAVLRGIERRIEAGLPAQVASVGSLFVSRWDVAVAKQVPAKLRNRLGIAIAQDLYAAALRELQGPRWRRVLNFGARLQRPLWASTGTKDPAAPDLLYVEALAAPFTVNTLPEATLRALADHGKIGATMAEDGADSAALLAEFTAAGVDLDALAERLQEEGAAAFTKSWNELLASLESKAAALDAAH